A single window of Sulfurihydrogenibium subterraneum DSM 15120 DNA harbors:
- a CDS encoding rhomboid family intramembrane serine protease, with product MIPIKDNIPTHSFPYLTVLLIGINVGVFFYELSLSPEELEIFVHKYGLLPLDIVQLNFLNLFTHMFIHGGIAHLVGNMLFLWIFGNNVEDALGRVKFLVLYFFSGFFAAFLQSFVAILEGSLNVPMVGASGAISGILAAYVKLYPYAKVLTVIPPFIFFFFVLPAWFFIGYWFILQLLYAMFIPTDLGGVAWYAHIGGFLAGWFLVDKLYKKSLKLVHYSAIRY from the coding sequence ATGATACCAATTAAAGATAATATTCCAACCCACTCTTTTCCCTACTTAACGGTTTTGCTTATAGGTATTAACGTTGGAGTATTTTTTTATGAGCTTTCTTTAAGCCCAGAAGAACTTGAAATATTTGTCCATAAGTATGGATTACTACCTCTTGATATCGTGCAACTTAACTTTTTAAACCTTTTTACCCACATGTTTATCCACGGTGGAATTGCCCACCTTGTTGGTAATATGCTATTTTTATGGATATTTGGAAACAACGTAGAAGATGCGTTAGGAAGAGTTAAGTTTTTAGTTTTATACTTTTTCTCTGGATTTTTTGCTGCATTTTTACAATCTTTTGTAGCTATTCTTGAAGGAAGTTTAAACGTTCCTATGGTAGGAGCTTCTGGAGCTATAAGTGGTATACTGGCAGCTTACGTTAAACTTTATCCTTATGCAAAAGTGCTGACAGTAATACCACCTTTTATCTTTTTCTTTTTTGTTCTTCCTGCTTGGTTTTTTATAGGATACTGGTTTATACTACAGCTTCTTTACGCAATGTTTATTCCTACTGACCTTGGAGGGGTTGCATGGTATGCCCATATAGGTGGTTTTTTAGCAGGATGGTTTTTAGTAGACAAACTGTATAAAAAATCATTAAAGTTGGTTCATTATTCAGCGATAAGATATTAA
- a CDS encoding MFS transporter, giving the protein MIDKDFTPQEKKITLGLAFVFSLRMLGLFLALPVLSVYAKNMPGSDAFLAGLAIGAYGLTQAIFQIPYGLWSDKIGRKPIIVSSTIIFVLGSFLAAYASYIENIHLLIGGRFLQGIGAVSSVVIALLADMTREEIRTRAMATIGASIGMAFAFGMVLGPLIASYFGLTGVFLFTGILGLISLPYVIFGIKEPPVVKHHEDAEFTSSYLSVVLKDKNLLKMDFGMFVLHMTLTAVFTAVPIIFANQHSIDLKDIWKIYLLMFFVGLTIMVPSTIIAEKKGKIKQVKMLGIMILIVSFIIFILFKDNFYLTVLAIVVYFTGFMMLEPIMPSLMSKYAKPHVKGTASGVFNTAQFIGAFVGGSVGGLLLKIDDSAKLNFIFLTVLTLIWLVLVSSMEMPVKGVKNDTN; this is encoded by the coding sequence TTGATAGATAAAGACTTTACACCACAGGAAAAAAAGATAACACTTGGTCTTGCCTTCGTATTTTCCTTAAGAATGCTTGGGTTGTTTTTGGCTTTACCTGTGCTAAGTGTCTATGCTAAAAATATGCCTGGTTCCGATGCTTTTTTAGCAGGACTTGCAATAGGTGCTTACGGTTTAACCCAAGCTATATTCCAGATACCTTACGGACTTTGGAGTGATAAGATAGGAAGAAAACCTATTATTGTATCTAGTACAATCATCTTTGTTTTAGGGAGCTTCTTAGCAGCTTACGCATCTTACATAGAAAACATACATCTTTTAATCGGTGGGAGGTTTTTACAAGGTATAGGAGCTGTATCTTCCGTAGTAATAGCTTTACTTGCAGATATGACAAGAGAAGAGATTAGAACAAGAGCTATGGCAACTATCGGAGCTTCTATCGGAATGGCTTTTGCTTTTGGTATGGTACTTGGACCATTGATAGCGTCATACTTTGGTTTAACAGGAGTTTTCCTGTTTACAGGAATACTTGGTCTTATATCTCTTCCCTACGTAATATTTGGTATAAAAGAGCCACCTGTTGTTAAGCACCACGAAGATGCAGAGTTTACCTCTTCCTACTTATCCGTTGTTTTAAAAGATAAAAATCTTCTTAAAATGGACTTTGGAATGTTTGTTCTTCACATGACTTTAACCGCTGTCTTTACAGCAGTTCCTATAATATTTGCCAACCAGCATAGTATAGACTTAAAAGATATATGGAAGATTTATCTTTTAATGTTTTTTGTAGGACTTACGATAATGGTTCCTTCAACGATTATTGCAGAGAAGAAAGGAAAAATAAAGCAGGTAAAAATGCTTGGAATAATGATTTTAATAGTTTCTTTTATTATCTTTATACTCTTTAAAGACAACTTCTATCTCACTGTTTTAGCTATCGTAGTTTACTTTACAGGATTTATGATGCTTGAACCTATAATGCCTTCATTGATGAGTAAATACGCAAAACCACACGTAAAAGGTACAGCTTCTGGAGTGTTTAACACAGCCCAGTTTATAGGAGCTTTTGTAGGTGGATCTGTAGGTGGACTGCTTTTAAAAATTGATGATTCAGCAAAACTTAACTTTATATTCCTTACAGTATTGACTTTAATCTGGCTTGTTTTAGTCTCTTCTATGGAGATGCCTGTAAAAGGGGTAAAAAATGATACCAATTAA
- a CDS encoding NAD(P)H-dependent glycerol-3-phosphate dehydrogenase, whose amino-acid sequence MNLTILGGGSWGTALAQVLSYNFEKVYIWDIDKQVLKDIQGYHQNKKYHPNVMLAHNITPIEDIQEAVDVADFVIVATPSQFVRQTLSNVKIKREKPVISASKGIEIESLKLMSDVIAESLNLDKKYIFALSGPSFAKEVIMGLPTAVVLAGNTTLGKDLQKLLNTKTFRVYLSDDIIGAEVGGSVKNVIAIACGISDGLGFGNNARASLITRGLYEISKIVKEYGGNPQTVYGLSGLGDLILTATGDLSRNRKFGILIGQGYKIEDAIKEVGQIVEGYTTVKALNNFVKEKNIELPISQMVYKVIYEGLNPKSAAEMLMMRDLKNEF is encoded by the coding sequence TTGAATTTAACTATATTAGGTGGTGGAAGCTGGGGAACAGCTCTGGCTCAGGTTTTAAGCTATAACTTCGAAAAAGTCTACATTTGGGACATAGATAAACAAGTTTTAAAAGATATACAAGGCTACCATCAAAATAAAAAGTATCATCCAAACGTAATGCTCGCTCACAACATTACCCCTATAGAAGATATTCAGGAAGCTGTTGATGTAGCGGACTTTGTAATAGTTGCTACTCCAAGCCAATTTGTCCGTCAAACCCTTTCAAATGTAAAGATAAAAAGAGAAAAACCTGTAATATCTGCATCAAAAGGAATAGAGATAGAAAGTTTAAAATTAATGTCCGATGTTATCGCTGAAAGTCTAAATTTAGACAAAAAATATATCTTTGCTTTATCTGGACCTTCTTTTGCAAAAGAGGTAATAATGGGGCTTCCTACAGCTGTAGTACTGGCAGGAAATACTACATTAGGAAAAGATTTACAAAAACTTTTAAACACAAAAACATTTAGAGTTTATCTTTCTGATGATATTATAGGAGCTGAGGTAGGTGGGTCTGTAAAAAACGTTATAGCTATCGCTTGTGGAATAAGTGATGGACTTGGTTTTGGCAATAATGCAAGGGCAAGCCTTATAACAAGAGGTCTGTATGAGATAAGTAAAATAGTTAAGGAGTATGGAGGAAATCCTCAAACTGTTTACGGACTGTCTGGACTTGGAGATTTAATACTTACTGCCACTGGAGACCTGTCAAGAAATAGAAAGTTTGGAATACTTATAGGACAGGGTTATAAAATTGAAGATGCTATAAAAGAAGTAGGTCAGATAGTAGAAGGTTATACAACAGTAAAAGCTTTAAATAATTTTGTAAAAGAAAAAAACATAGAACTACCTATATCCCAGATGGTATATAAAGTGATTTACGAAGGGTTAAATCCAAAGTCAGCAGCAGAGATGCTAATGATGAGAGATTTAAAAAACGAATTTTAA
- a CDS encoding RNA-guided endonuclease InsQ/TnpB family protein: protein MPIRAYKHKHNANKNKVETVRRILKDYRKTAEKISKLQWYLFFKEGSFNKNYKINHIPSKLSERYKQTCQYQVVSVLNSYTSNRQKDFIKTVYRSSLDEDTKFILFVINKSKAWFNEKLTTAVLKDDKGKVIKELPIEKHHYKLSRKIIKQTFKKNRFPSFKHISMQLDQKVAKVEKRKEDKAKEFDWWIKLSTLEKGKPIYLPVYKNSYFEGKEGIHLNFVQINEKEGNIEIAFLKEVPKETSYLPKTNKISIDIGLKALFAVNTGDLYGKQFYKQLKYYDKIITKLQADLQRQGINPKGTKRYKELNRKLKEYIKNEINRLLNRIFKTYQPKEIVIEDINFQNSDLSPQLNRLLNRFGMKIIKQKLADFEERYGIKIIKVNPAYTSQTCSNCGYVDKRNRKSQEKFECLICGKKINADVNASRNIGVRSSNPMKSQSRRSVLRMLVRAYLRDDKHYACNSRAREVILGNRYFICFHEPLKITSKEKS from the coding sequence ATGCCAATTAGGGCATACAAGCACAAGCATAATGCAAATAAAAATAAGGTAGAAACAGTCAGACGAATTCTCAAAGACTATAGAAAAACTGCTGAAAAAATATCAAAATTACAATGGTATTTGTTTTTTAAAGAAGGCAGTTTCAATAAAAACTACAAGATTAACCACATTCCATCAAAACTATCAGAAAGATACAAACAAACTTGCCAGTATCAAGTAGTATCAGTATTAAACAGTTATACATCTAACAGACAAAAAGATTTTATAAAAACAGTTTATAGAAGTTCTTTAGACGAAGATACCAAATTTATCTTATTTGTGATAAATAAATCAAAAGCATGGTTTAATGAAAAATTAACAACAGCAGTTCTTAAAGATGATAAAGGGAAAGTTATAAAAGAACTACCGATAGAAAAACATCACTACAAACTCTCAAGAAAAATAATAAAACAAACATTTAAGAAAAACAGATTTCCTTCTTTCAAACATATATCAATGCAGTTAGACCAGAAAGTAGCAAAGGTAGAAAAAAGGAAAGAAGATAAAGCAAAAGAATTTGACTGGTGGATAAAACTATCAACACTTGAGAAAGGAAAACCAATATACCTACCAGTATATAAAAACAGTTATTTTGAAGGAAAAGAAGGAATACATTTAAACTTTGTGCAGATAAACGAAAAAGAAGGAAATATAGAAATAGCATTTTTAAAGGAAGTGCCAAAAGAGACAAGTTATCTGCCTAAAACAAACAAAATAAGCATAGACATAGGATTAAAAGCGTTATTTGCAGTAAACACAGGAGATTTGTATGGAAAGCAGTTTTACAAACAGTTAAAATATTACGATAAAATAATCACAAAACTACAGGCAGACTTACAAAGACAAGGAATAAATCCGAAAGGAACCAAAAGATACAAAGAGCTAAACAGAAAACTAAAAGAATACATAAAAAACGAAATAAATAGACTTTTAAACAGAATATTTAAAACATACCAGCCAAAAGAAATAGTAATAGAGGATATAAACTTTCAAAACAGCGATTTATCACCGCAGTTAAACAGATTATTAAACAGATTTGGAATGAAGATAATAAAGCAAAAATTAGCAGATTTTGAAGAAAGATACGGGATAAAGATAATAAAGGTAAATCCAGCATACACAAGTCAAACCTGCTCAAATTGTGGATATGTAGATAAAAGGAATAGGAAATCACAAGAAAAATTTGAATGCTTAATATGTGGTAAGAAAATAAACGCAGATGTAAATGCAAGCAGGAACATAGGGGTTAGAAGTTCTAATCCTATGAAGTCACAATCAAGAAGATCCGTCCTTAGAATGCTCGTAAGGGCATATCTGAGAGACGATAAACACTATGCCTGTAATAGTCGGGCTCGTGAGGTAATTTTGGGCAATAGATATTTTATATGTTTTCACGAACCGCTCAAAATTACTTCCAAAGAGAAATCATAG
- a CDS encoding ChaN family lipoprotein: MKLNFSPFVVFIIGIILAFSNSLNRYDVILVGEIHTDQNDHKIQLELIKELHRYDKKIIIGMEMFQQPFQKYLDDYIEGKISEEELLEKTEYKKRWGFDFKYYRDILEFARQNKIKVYALNIPSEELRVIKDKGINNADSKFLPKPIPTLSENEIKELEDVLKNHPQIKDKKAFFDIQLAWNYSMAYKIYHLKKENPDYTIVALVGKGHTEGIKRILNILDRNLKVFIYN, from the coding sequence ATGAAATTAAATTTTTCGCCGTTTGTTGTTTTTATTATAGGAATTATTTTAGCATTTTCAAACAGTTTAAACAGATATGACGTTATTTTAGTAGGAGAGATACACACAGACCAAAACGACCACAAAATCCAGCTGGAACTTATTAAGGAGCTCCACAGATACGATAAAAAGATTATCATAGGAATGGAGATGTTTCAACAGCCTTTTCAAAAGTACTTAGATGATTATATTGAAGGCAAAATATCTGAAGAAGAACTCTTAGAAAAAACAGAGTATAAAAAAAGATGGGGATTTGATTTTAAGTATTACAGAGATATTTTAGAGTTTGCAAGACAAAATAAGATAAAAGTTTACGCCTTAAACATTCCTTCAGAAGAGTTAAGGGTTATAAAAGATAAAGGAATAAACAATGCTGATAGTAAATTTTTACCAAAACCAATACCAACCCTGTCAGAAAACGAGATAAAAGAGCTTGAAGATGTTTTAAAAAATCATCCTCAAATAAAAGATAAAAAAGCTTTTTTTGATATTCAGCTTGCTTGGAACTACTCTATGGCTTATAAGATTTACCACTTAAAGAAAGAAAATCCTGATTATACAATTGTAGCCTTAGTGGGTAAAGGTCATACAGAGGGAATAAAAAGAATTTTGAATATCTTGGATAGAAATTTAAAAGTTTTCATTTATAATTAG
- the mutS gene encoding DNA mismatch repair protein MutS — protein MENLTPMVAQYHKIKAQYQDCLLLYRLGDFYELFYEDAVIGSKELNIVLTKKKISKDKDIPMCGIPYHSADSYITRLVSKGYKVAICEQLEDASKAKGVVKRDVIRVITPGTYFDNEKLKSGLTAVYKKSDKYAVAFLDLATGEFYGSVLNKEDLISFISKFSPKEILTHPDTDISFLNQEYKGFFHYNLPEYFFEKDYQQEFLIHFKTKSITSFGFNHFEEELIIKPLSAVFNYAKITQKSFLPYISPPKPYREDKYMKIDYSTIKHLELVSSQEHSPSLLSVINRAITGMGKRKIKFMLLHPLLNIEEIKERQDAVEELTKNHQLREEIRQHLDKVYDIERLVAKITSNTLTPKDMVALRESLKKVKDIKNLSAKSKLLKNIIDSLNPHTQLVDKLERYLEDNPPFHLKEGGLIKKGVDERLDELKSLKENAEEIIRQYQEQEKERTKISSLKIGFNKVIGYYIEITKPNLKLVPPDYKRKQTLSNAERFTTDYLQQLEDKILSADEKIKALEYEIFTQIREEVVNQSYEIEETARLLGYLDALSGLAQVAVEKGWIRPQIHNGYHLFIEEGYHPTVANYSKDFVPNSVYFDENRFFHIITGPNMSGKSTYIRQVALLTILSQIGSFIPATSAQISVVDAVYTRIGSGDNLAKGLSTFMVEMLEVANILNNATKNSLIVLDEVGRGTSTYDGIAIAWAVSEYIAKNVKAKTLFSTHYHELTQLENQLEGVKNFYLSIKEDQNGEVRFLYKVMEGFIDKSYGIHVAQLAGLPKSVIDRAKEILLELENKKTENKEEEIYQQLLFTQLNQPETEYKTDKNQELLNFIEEIDIATTTPLQALMILSELKNMVKNLKS, from the coding sequence ATGGAAAATTTAACTCCAATGGTTGCACAGTACCATAAGATTAAAGCACAGTATCAGGACTGTCTTTTACTATATAGACTTGGAGATTTTTATGAACTTTTCTATGAAGATGCAGTTATAGGTTCAAAAGAGTTAAACATTGTCCTTACTAAAAAGAAAATCAGTAAAGATAAAGACATTCCTATGTGTGGTATTCCTTATCACTCCGCAGATAGCTACATTACAAGACTTGTATCAAAAGGTTATAAAGTTGCCATATGTGAACAACTTGAAGATGCATCTAAGGCAAAGGGAGTAGTAAAGAGAGACGTTATAAGGGTAATAACCCCCGGAACGTATTTTGACAACGAAAAACTAAAATCAGGACTTACAGCTGTATACAAAAAGTCTGATAAATACGCAGTGGCATTCCTTGACCTTGCAACAGGAGAGTTTTATGGGTCTGTATTGAATAAAGAGGATTTAATCTCTTTTATAAGTAAATTTTCTCCGAAAGAGATACTTACGCACCCTGATACAGATATATCTTTTTTAAATCAAGAGTATAAAGGATTTTTCCATTACAATCTACCTGAGTACTTTTTTGAAAAAGATTATCAACAAGAGTTTTTAATTCACTTTAAGACAAAAAGTATAACTTCTTTTGGATTTAATCACTTTGAAGAAGAGTTAATCATAAAACCACTATCAGCTGTGTTTAACTATGCAAAAATAACACAAAAATCATTCCTACCTTACATCTCACCACCCAAACCATACAGAGAAGATAAGTATATGAAGATAGACTACTCAACTATAAAACATCTTGAACTTGTATCATCTCAAGAACACAGTCCATCATTACTATCTGTTATAAACAGAGCTATAACAGGAATGGGAAAAAGAAAAATAAAGTTTATGCTACTACACCCCCTTTTAAACATAGAAGAAATTAAAGAGAGACAAGATGCCGTAGAAGAACTTACAAAAAATCATCAGTTAAGAGAAGAAATCAGACAACATTTAGACAAAGTTTACGACATAGAAAGACTTGTAGCAAAGATAACCTCAAACACACTTACACCAAAGGATATGGTTGCTTTAAGAGAGTCTTTAAAAAAGGTAAAGGATATAAAAAATCTCTCTGCCAAATCAAAACTTCTAAAAAATATTATAGACAGCCTAAACCCCCATACTCAGCTTGTAGACAAGTTAGAAAGATACTTGGAAGACAACCCACCATTTCATCTCAAAGAAGGAGGATTGATTAAAAAAGGAGTAGATGAAAGGTTAGACGAGCTTAAATCTTTAAAAGAAAATGCAGAGGAGATTATCCGTCAGTATCAAGAACAAGAAAAAGAGAGAACTAAAATATCCAGCCTTAAAATAGGTTTTAACAAAGTTATTGGATACTACATAGAAATAACAAAACCAAACCTAAAACTTGTACCTCCTGACTACAAAAGAAAACAAACTTTATCAAATGCAGAAAGATTCACAACTGACTATCTTCAACAGTTAGAAGACAAAATACTTTCAGCAGATGAGAAAATAAAAGCACTTGAGTATGAGATATTTACTCAAATAAGAGAAGAAGTAGTAAATCAGTCTTATGAGATAGAAGAAACAGCAAGATTGTTAGGGTACTTAGATGCTTTATCTGGTTTAGCCCAAGTTGCAGTTGAGAAAGGTTGGATAAGACCTCAAATCCATAATGGATACCATCTTTTCATAGAAGAAGGTTATCACCCTACAGTAGCTAATTACTCAAAAGATTTTGTTCCAAACAGCGTTTACTTTGACGAAAATAGATTTTTCCACATAATAACAGGACCAAACATGTCTGGAAAAAGTACATACATAAGACAAGTTGCACTTCTTACAATACTATCTCAAATAGGGTCGTTTATCCCAGCTACTTCTGCACAGATTAGTGTAGTAGATGCGGTTTACACAAGGATAGGGTCTGGAGATAACCTTGCAAAAGGCTTGTCTACTTTTATGGTAGAGATGCTTGAAGTAGCAAACATACTCAACAACGCTACAAAAAACAGTCTTATAGTCCTTGATGAAGTAGGAAGAGGAACAAGCACTTACGACGGAATAGCTATAGCTTGGGCTGTATCAGAGTATATCGCAAAAAACGTTAAAGCAAAAACCCTCTTTTCAACCCATTACCACGAACTTACACAGCTTGAAAATCAGCTGGAAGGAGTAAAAAACTTCTATTTATCAATAAAAGAAGACCAAAATGGAGAGGTAAGATTTTTATACAAAGTAATGGAAGGATTTATAGATAAAAGCTACGGAATACACGTTGCACAACTTGCAGGACTACCAAAATCAGTTATAGATAGAGCAAAAGAAATACTCTTAGAACTTGAAAACAAAAAAACAGAAAACAAAGAAGAAGAAATATATCAACAGCTCCTGTTTACCCAATTAAATCAACCAGAAACAGAGTATAAAACAGATAAAAACCAAGAGCTCCTAAACTTTATAGAAGAAATAGATATAGCAACAACTACACCACTTCAAGCCTTAATGATACTAAGTGAGCTAAAAAATATGGTTAAAAACCTAAAAAGCTAA
- a CDS encoding YgaP-like transmembrane domain, which translates to MTPMRIQRIMMSIILIAGLLLDLNGVEWGKYLIWFVALMSLFAGITGFCPSDVILKKITGKETMCG; encoded by the coding sequence ATGACACCAATGAGAATTCAAAGAATAATGATGAGTATAATCCTTATTGCAGGATTACTACTTGACTTAAACGGTGTTGAGTGGGGTAAATATTTAATCTGGTTTGTTGCTCTGATGTCTTTATTTGCAGGTATAACTGGTTTTTGTCCGTCTGACGTTATACTTAAGAAAATAACTGGCAAAGAAACTATGTGTGGATGA
- a CDS encoding metallophosphoesterase family protein, translating to MRFLHLSDTHLGYHQYGLVERAKDYFDAFMSAVDVAIDRKVDFIIHTGDFFHTHRPSNQTLLEGIEIIRRLNDHNIPIFTIAGNHDRGSGVRDTTALEILKHMGLKVLDKGLDDSLGVNIFGLKYISPIFVRRNLKLEETFENLYNQAKNKNNFNILMLHLEFEPFFNSGIKLEHYLPEGMYNYVGIGHYHQRQEPININGSTVVYSGSTEYTQFNEKLYTEKGCYVVEVENGSCRAEFVPIKNRMFLSYSFNDETISDVINSLKELDLSSDKKPILSLEGSTKNFLTNKEVFNLLQNEGLMDKFLHVKCEIKNLSNKVLEFQVIQEDDKSTTIKEKLKELLEEPELLSRIEKVLEEIKAFEDIKDFEAYIESHQELLEL from the coding sequence ATGAGATTTTTACATCTAAGTGATACCCATCTTGGGTATCACCAATACGGCTTAGTAGAAAGGGCAAAAGATTACTTTGACGCTTTTATGTCAGCTGTAGACGTTGCAATTGATAGAAAAGTAGATTTTATTATCCACACTGGAGACTTTTTCCATACCCACAGGCCATCAAATCAAACTCTGCTTGAAGGTATAGAAATTATAAGAAGGTTAAACGACCACAATATACCTATATTCACAATTGCAGGAAATCATGACAGAGGAAGTGGAGTAAGAGATACAACCGCATTAGAGATACTTAAACATATGGGTTTGAAAGTATTAGATAAGGGATTAGATGACTCGCTGGGAGTAAACATATTTGGATTAAAGTACATATCTCCTATATTTGTCAGAAGAAATTTAAAACTTGAAGAGACATTTGAAAACCTCTACAACCAAGCCAAAAATAAAAACAATTTTAACATTTTAATGCTACATCTTGAATTTGAACCGTTTTTTAACTCAGGAATAAAGTTAGAACACTACCTACCAGAAGGGATGTACAACTATGTAGGTATAGGACATTACCATCAAAGACAGGAACCAATAAACATAAACGGCTCAACTGTTGTATACAGCGGGTCAACAGAGTACACCCAGTTTAATGAAAAGTTGTATACAGAAAAAGGCTGTTATGTTGTAGAAGTAGAAAATGGAAGCTGTAGAGCTGAGTTTGTGCCTATAAAAAATAGAATGTTTTTAAGCTATTCTTTTAACGATGAGACTATAAGCGACGTTATTAATTCTCTAAAAGAGTTAGACCTGTCTTCTGATAAAAAACCAATTCTTTCACTGGAAGGGTCAACCAAAAATTTTTTAACTAACAAAGAAGTTTTTAACCTACTACAAAACGAAGGTTTAATGGATAAGTTTTTACACGTAAAATGTGAAATTAAAAATCTATCAAACAAAGTCCTTGAATTTCAAGTTATTCAAGAAGATGACAAATCAACCACAATCAAAGAAAAGTTAAAAGAGCTGTTAGAAGAACCAGAGCTCCTGTCTAGAATAGAGAAAGTTTTAGAAGAGATTAAAGCATTTGAAGACATAAAAGATTTTGAAGCTTATATAGAAAGTCATCAGGAACTTCTTGAACTGTAA
- a CDS encoding ATP-binding protein, with protein sequence MRFINREEELKLLEHEYKKEASSFVIIYGRRRTGKTTLIEKFIENKKAIYFLATLQNEKLQIESFKNIASEVLDDDLLKSLNVDSWDIIFKYILNKTKEKLIIVIDEFQYLTQVNSSIPSIFQSIWDNILKNKNVMLILCGSLIGLMYKTTLGYTSPLYGRRTAQIKLKPMEFKNFKKFFKNSDNIKLLEFYSVIGGIPRYIELFDESLDVFENIKNNILYKNSYLYEEPKFILKEEIKDPITYFSILQVISQGERKIGKIAAKLGMQTHNLTSFIEKLIELDILERKVPITEENPEKSKKGLYFIKDNFFNFWFKYVFPYQNYLETGRYDYILNKIKSDFDIFVSFTFEEVILEYIYDLDIPFHIYKAGKWWDKDTEIDVVAVGEDSILFGEYKYWDSPVGTNVLYQLKEKAKKVDWKKGKRKEYYAVFSKSGFTKEIMDLSKKDKDIFLFDFNDF encoded by the coding sequence TTGAGATTTATAAACCGAGAAGAAGAGCTTAAACTCCTTGAACATGAGTATAAAAAAGAAGCTTCATCTTTTGTTATAATCTACGGTAGAAGAAGAACGGGAAAAACTACTCTGATAGAAAAGTTTATAGAAAATAAAAAAGCTATATACTTTTTAGCAACCCTACAAAACGAGAAGCTTCAAATAGAAAGTTTTAAAAACATAGCATCAGAAGTTCTAGACGATGACTTACTTAAAAGTTTAAATGTAGATAGCTGGGATATAATTTTTAAGTACATCTTAAATAAAACCAAAGAGAAGTTAATAATAGTTATAGATGAGTTTCAGTATCTAACACAGGTAAATAGTAGTATACCTTCTATATTCCAAAGTATATGGGATAACATTTTGAAAAACAAAAATGTAATGCTTATTTTATGTGGGTCTTTAATAGGTTTAATGTATAAAACTACACTTGGATACACAAGTCCACTTTACGGAAGAAGAACCGCTCAAATCAAACTAAAGCCTATGGAGTTTAAAAATTTTAAAAAATTTTTTAAAAATTCAGATAACATAAAGTTATTAGAGTTTTACAGTGTTATAGGAGGAATTCCACGATACATAGAACTTTTTGATGAAAGTTTAGATGTATTTGAAAATATAAAAAATAATATTCTGTATAAAAACAGCTACCTTTATGAAGAGCCAAAATTTATCCTAAAAGAAGAAATTAAAGACCCGATTACCTACTTTTCTATACTGCAGGTTATATCACAGGGTGAACGCAAAATAGGAAAAATAGCAGCAAAATTAGGAATGCAGACTCATAATTTAACTTCCTTCATAGAAAAGCTTATAGAGCTTGATATTTTAGAGAGAAAAGTCCCTATAACAGAAGAAAACCCAGAAAAAAGCAAAAAAGGATTATACTTTATAAAAGATAACTTTTTTAACTTCTGGTTCAAGTATGTTTTTCCATACCAAAATTATTTAGAGACGGGAAGATACGATTACATCTTAAATAAGATAAAATCAGATTTTGATATTTTTGTATCTTTTACTTTTGAAGAGGTTATTTTAGAATACATTTACGATTTAGATATTCCGTTTCACATATATAAAGCTGGTAAATGGTGGGATAAAGACACAGAGATTGATGTAGTTGCGGTAGGAGAAGATAGTATTCTTTTTGGAGAGTATAAATACTGGGACTCTCCAGTAGGAACAAATGTTTTATACCAGCTGAAAGAAAAAGCTAAAAAAGTAGATTGGAAAAAAGGTAAAAGAAAAGAATACTATGCTGTTTTTTCTAAATCCGGATTTACGAAGGAGATTATGGATTTATCTAAAAAAGATAAAGATATATTTTTGTTTGACTTTAATGACTTTTAA